TAGAAATTAAGTAGAAACGAATTGATATGAGTTTTTCCATGGTACTTGAGTGAATGGCATTGAAAACCGCAGCTCAAGCTCTAGGATTACCATTCCTGAGTCCATATCTGCAATCTATTGGATCCGATTACAGACATGGAGTAAACTTTGCGACATTAGCATCCACCGTGCTTTTGCCGAACACTTCCTTGTTTGTTACCGGAATCAGTCCATTCTCTCTCGCTATCCAGCTCAACCAAATGAAGGCATTCAAGACCCGAGTTGAAGAGTTTCATCAATCCAACTTGGATAAACAAGGTGAACTACATTTTATGAGTCTATGGTCCACTATGTTGATTACCACTGATCGATTTTTTTGCTTAATTTAACAAGCACTGATAACTTGCATGTTGTTGCTTAGAACCAGAAAACCTTCCTTCCCCGGATATTTTTGGGAGATCACTCTACACGTTCTATATTGGCCAAAACGATTTCACTTCCAATTTAGGAGCCATTGGTGTAGGTGGAGTGAGGCAATATCTTCCTCAAGTGGTCTCCCAAATTGCAGGTACCATCAAGGTGAGTGATGATAATGCAGTACTAGCAATCATACTAATATACTAGCATATGTATAACCCAGTTATATATACATTACTTATGTTGCTAGGAGCTTTATGCTTTAGGAGGGCGTGCATTTCTGGTACTTAATCTGGCACCAGTGGGTTGCTATCCCGCATTTCTGGAAGGGCTTCCCCTTTCCGAACTCGATGCTTTTGGTTGCTCGATTTCTTACAACAATGCAGTACAAGACTACAACAACATGCTTAGGGAGACACTTTCGCAAACTAGAGCCTCTCTCCAAAATGCTTCTCTAATATATGTCGACTCCTCATCTGCTTTGTTAGAGCTCTTTATACACCCCACAAATCATGGTATGGACAAGCATCCATCGATTTCTTAGTCGGACTGAATCTACTGTAAAAAAGGGTATGTCATATGTCTTATGTTCTAAAACTAAGTCTACTTGATTATCTTGAATCAGGTCTCAAATATGGTACCAAATCATGTTGTGGGCATGGAGGTGGTGCCTACAATTATGACCGTCAGGTTTACTGCGGAAATACAAAGGTGATCAATGGGAGCACTGTGACTGCAACAGCTTGTGATGATCCATACAACTATGTAAGCTGGGATGGTATCCATGCCACTGAAGCTGCAAACAAGCTTGTTACCTGGGCTATTCTCAACGGCTCTTATTTAGATCCTCCTTTTCCTCTTCAGCAACTTTGTGACCTCTACCCTATAGGTTGAGCATCGCTGCTTTATATTGTTCTTACTAGTTAGTTTTCTCTTTTCTTTATTGGCTCTCGTTATTCTTAATTTCTATGAGGGTCTTTATCTTGCATTTCAATATTGGCTTAGAAACTCCTTATGTATATGAATAATTATGATTTCAGGAACAAATAAAGAAAGGAAAATAACTAAATGCATGCATGCAGCAAAAGAACTTAAGAATACACTAGAAGAAAAAACGCCGCTCTCCCTCTCTCTCGGAAGATAACACATATCTAGATCGGGTTCTAACCCTTCTGCCAGAGCTTCACCGTCCACCACCGCATTCAACTACCGACAACAACTAGTCTCAGCCTAGACACAACAATTAAAACATCGATATAGGTATATTTATCGATAATTTGAAAAAAATAGATATTGGATATATCGGTGATATCCGGGAAAAGATATCGGAAATTAGGAGAAAAAAATTTCAAACATTTATTGGATTACATATAAATAGTACAAAGCCACAAACATTAACTTCATCTTCATTAAGTAATTAATAGACTCTAGGTGGTTGAAAAGACACACGTTGGTCTTTCACTTCACATCTGGATATCCCTCTGGGGGAATACT
Above is a window of Fragaria vesca subsp. vesca linkage group LG7, FraVesHawaii_1.0, whole genome shotgun sequence DNA encoding:
- the LOC101299703 gene encoding GDSL esterase/lipase At4g01130-like → MGRCSAKALNLHKLLHVWTIMVATLICLSDSKCDFQAIFNFGDSNSDTGGFWAAFPAQSGPFGMTYFKKPTGRASDGRLIVDFLAQALGLPFLSPYLQSIGSDYRHGVNFATLASTVLLPNTSLFVTGISPFSLAIQLNQMKAFKTRVEEFHQSNLDKQEPENLPSPDIFGRSLYTFYIGQNDFTSNLGAIGVGGVRQYLPQVVSQIAGTIKELYALGGRAFLVLNLAPVGCYPAFLEGLPLSELDAFGCSISYNNAVQDYNNMLRETLSQTRASLQNASLIYVDSSSALLELFIHPTNHGLKYGTKSCCGHGGGAYNYDRQVYCGNTKVINGSTVTATACDDPYNYVSWDGIHATEAANKLVTWAILNGSYLDPPFPLQQLCDLYPIG